CATTAAGTTTAAGAGACTGCACTTCCGCAGAAGCATTAACGATGGTCAGGTTTAGCTTTATCTCTTCTTTCTCAAGCTGTTTGTTAAGCATTTTCAGTACTGCTACAATCTCCTCGGCAGCGTTAAACTTCTCTTGTGTTTTACTTGGCATGAGAAACTTTCTGAAGTCATCGACAGTTTGGTTCATATAGTTTATCTGAACAAGAGCATCCTGCGAGATGGACGTTATGTATTCCTTACTGCTGCTTTCCTGTTGCGCAGCGTCGGCTAGATCCTGCATAAGATAGCTTATAGCTGTAATGGGCTGCCGCCATTGGTGTATGATAGCAGAGAGTAATTCGCCTACTGAAGACATTTTTGACTGTTGTATAAGCAGAAACTCCTGACTGCGTCTTTTATCAGTTTCCTTTTGAACCATCATTTCAAGATTCTTATTTAGTTCTTTGAGCTTTTGTTCCATCAGAACTTTTTCTGTTACGTCGTGACAAATAGTAAAGAGCAGTTTATGCCCGTCTATGTCTATTGGAGAAGCCTGTATTTCAAGATCTACAATATCTTCATTAAATCTGAATTTTGAAATATAGTTTTCTAATCCTTCTTTGGCAGATTTACTCATCAGTTCTGCTACTCGTTCAGGAGCGAGAAGGCTTATGTCTGCTATTTTGAGTTTCAGAATGTCTTTTTTGTCCATTTGCAGAAAATTGACAGCAGCAATATTGGCATCAACTATCCGACCGCTTTCCGGACTGATAAGGAACATGATTGATCTGTGGTCCTGAAACATACTTTTAAAGCGTTTATACAGAGAACTTATTACTTTATTCTGTTCGAGGGCATTGTTTTTTGCTTCCTCAAGCTCTTTTGTCCGGTCTGCAATTTTTGATTCCAGTTCTATATTCATAAGTTCAATTTTTTTCAGGATAGTACCGAATCCTATATATAAAACCCATGAGCTAAGGATGATAACGATGGCGGTAATAATGAGGGTGTAGATGAAAAATCTATGAAATCTTTTTTTTATATTAGTGATATCGTTTGACGTCAGATAGTAGCCTATTTTTTCTCCTCTGAAGTCGTAAAGCCCTTGTGTATGAATTATATATTCAGATTCTCCTATTATGATATTCTGGATTTTTTTGTTATAGTCAAAGTTGTCTGGGATTTTCTGATATAAAGGCGAGCTCTGGTCAAT
This window of the Denitrovibrio acetiphilus DSM 12809 genome carries:
- a CDS encoding ATP-binding protein, coding for MGTRNRAILIILLVILSLSATFITISLYEYKQNYQEKITHHQEAISYLVESEFQKLTRSYVSRLDGFIKSNTRIIEAFESRNRDRTIELLSRRFSTFTKENPDFSDIRLFLPDGRLFLSMEETNNYGTDMSAYSFIETLKSTSAPLYGFTISNNKLFFQTAKAIIINGKKIGMLEFRIQTNTMNSTISKVLNAEYGLSIAEPNYPTSKVTVIDQSSPLYQKIPDNFDYNKKIQNIIIGESEYIIHTQGLYDFRGEKIGYYLTSNDITNIKKRFHRFFIYTLIITAIVIILSSWVLYIGFGTILKKIELMNIELESKIADRTKELEEAKNNALEQNKVISSLYKRFKSMFQDHRSIMFLISPESGRIVDANIAAVNFLQMDKKDILKLKIADISLLAPERVAELMSKSAKEGLENYISKFRFNEDIVDLEIQASPIDIDGHKLLFTICHDVTEKVLMEQKLKELNKNLEMMVQKETDKRRSQEFLLIQQSKMSSVGELLSAIIHQWRQPITAISYLMQDLADAAQQESSSKEYITSISQDALVQINYMNQTVDDFRKFLMPSKTQEKFNAAEEIVAVLKMLNKQLEKEEIKLNLTIVNASAEVQSLKLNELCIIDCFTISISCFNSFGYPNEFKQVLMNLINNARDAIIDKQKEAALKGSINIVISCMQQTIEISISDNAGGIPANIMDRIFEPYFTTKSTKGTGIGLYMAKSIIENHMNGTVKAENSGKGALFTINLKKSCGKGPRPDQTQKHSGQETLNLPD